In Oryza sativa Japonica Group chromosome 3, ASM3414082v1, one DNA window encodes the following:
- the LOC4333843 gene encoding LRR receptor kinase SERK2-like isoform X2 — MPSCRTLASMGFTGVLSPRIGELQFLNVLSLPGNKITGGIPEQIGNLSSLTSLDLEDNLLVGPIPASLGQLSKLQILILSQNNLNGTIPDTVARISSLTDIRLAYNKLSGSIPGSLFQVARYNFSGNNLTCGANFLHPCSSSISYQGSSHGSKVGIVLGTVVGAIGILIIGAVFIVCNGRRKSHLREVFVDVSGEDDRRIAFGQLKRFAWRELQLATDSFSEKNVLGQGGFGKVYKGALPDGTKIAVKRLTDYESPGGEAAFLREVELISVAVHRNLLRLIGFCTTQTERLLVYPFMQNLSVAYRLREFKPGEPILDWSARKRVAIGTARGLEYLHEHCNPKIIHRDVKAANVLLDEDFEPVVGDFGLAKLVDVQKTSVTTQVRGTMGHIAPEYLSTGKSSERTDVFGYGIMLLELVTGQRAIDFSRLEEEDDVLLLDHVKKLQREGQLGAIVDRNLSSNYDGQEVEMMIQIALLCTQASPEDRPSMSEVVRMLEGEGLAERWEEWQQVEVTRRQDYERMQQRFDWGEDSIFNQEAIELSAGR, encoded by the exons ATGCCCTCCTGCAGAACATTGGCATCTATGGGATTCACTGGAGTTCTATCACCACGAATTGGAGAGCTTCAGTTTTTGAATGTTTT GTCCTTGCCTGGTAATAAGATTACTGGTGGCATACCTGAGCAGATCGGCAACCTATCTAGTTTGACAAGTTTGGATTTGGAAGACAATTTGTTGGTTGGACCAATACCGGCTTCTCTTGGCCAGCTTTCAAAGCTCCAAATTCT GATACTAAGTCAAAACAATCTCAACGGAACTATACCTGATACTGTAGCAAGAATCTCAAGCTTGACAGACAT TAGGTTAGCCTACAATAAACTCTCTGGTTCAATACCTGGTTCGCTGTTTCAAGTTGCACGTTACAA CTTTTCTGGTAATAACTTGACTTGTGGAGCAAACTTTCTGCATCCATGCTCATCAAGTATTTCTTATCAAG GTTCATCCCATGGCTCAAAGGTAGGCATTGTACTCGGAACAGTTGTAGGAGCAATAGGGATACTTATAATAGGGGCTGTGTTTATTGTCTGTAATGGAAGGAGGAAAAGCCATCTACGAGAAGTTTTTGTCGATGTATCAG GCGAGGACGATCGAAGAATTGCATTTGGTCAGTTGAAAAGATTTGCCTGGCGAGAATTACAACTTGCAACCGATAGTTTCAGTGAGAAAAATGTCCTTGGACAGGGGGGTTTCGGTAAAGTGTATAAAGGAGCACTTCCAGATGGCACTAAGATTGCTGTAAAGCGGTTGACAGATTATGAAAGCCCTGGTGGGGAGGCTGCATTCTTGCGTGAAGTAGAGCTTATCAGTGTTGCAGTTCACCGGAATCTTTTAAGATTGATTGGCTTCTGTACAACACAAACAGAACGTCTACTTGTTTATCCTTTCATGCAGAATCTTAGTGTGGCCTATCGTTTACGAG AATTCAAACCTGGCGAACCAATATTGGATTGGTCAGCAAGGAAACGTGTGGCAATAGGCACAGCACGTGGActggagtacctgcacgagCACTGTAATCCCAAGATCATACATCGAGATGTCAAGGCTGCCAACGTCCTGCTTGATGAGGATTTTGAGCCAGTTGTTGGTGACTTTGGCCTGGCAAAGTTGGTTGATGTACAGAAGACATCAGTGACAACTCAAGTCCGTGGAACTATGGGTCACATTGCGCCTGAATATCTGTCCACAGGGAAGTCATCGGAGAGAACTGATGTTTTTGGTTATGGCATAATGCTTCTTGAGCTGGTCACTGGACAACGCGCCATCGACTTCTCACggttggaggaagaagacgatgtGCTACTGCTTGACCAT GTGAAGAAGCTGCAGAGGGAAGGGCAGCTGGGCGCCATCGTGGACCGGAACCTGAGCAGCAACTACGACGGGCAGGAGGTGGAGATGATGATACAGATCGCGCTGCTGTGCACACAGGCGTCGCCGGAGGACCGGCCGTCCATGTCGGAGGTGGTGCGGATGCTGGAAGGGGAAGGACTCGCGGAGCGGTGGGAGGAGTGGCAGCAGGTGGAGGTGACGCGGCGGCAGGACTACGAGCGGATGCAGCAGCGCTTCGACTGGGGCGAGGACTCCATCTTCAACCAGGAAGCCATCGAGCTCTCCGCCGGCAGATGA
- the LOC4333843 gene encoding LRR receptor kinase SERK2-like isoform X1 has translation MDLLSVLLIIASLLPFSASDRQGDALYDMKLKLNATGNQLSDWNQNQVNPCTWNSVICDNNYNVVQVTLASMGFTGVLSPRIGELQFLNVLSLPGNKITGGIPEQIGNLSSLTSLDLEDNLLVGPIPASLGQLSKLQILILSQNNLNGTIPDTVARISSLTDIRLAYNKLSGSIPGSLFQVARYNFSGNNLTCGANFLHPCSSSISYQGSSHGSKVGIVLGTVVGAIGILIIGAVFIVCNGRRKSHLREVFVDVSGEDDRRIAFGQLKRFAWRELQLATDSFSEKNVLGQGGFGKVYKGALPDGTKIAVKRLTDYESPGGEAAFLREVELISVAVHRNLLRLIGFCTTQTERLLVYPFMQNLSVAYRLREFKPGEPILDWSARKRVAIGTARGLEYLHEHCNPKIIHRDVKAANVLLDEDFEPVVGDFGLAKLVDVQKTSVTTQVRGTMGHIAPEYLSTGKSSERTDVFGYGIMLLELVTGQRAIDFSRLEEEDDVLLLDHVKKLQREGQLGAIVDRNLSSNYDGQEVEMMIQIALLCTQASPEDRPSMSEVVRMLEGEGLAERWEEWQQVEVTRRQDYERMQQRFDWGEDSIFNQEAIELSAGR, from the exons ATGGATCTGCTCAGCGTCCTCCTAATTATAGCATCTCTGCTCCCATTTTCAGCATCTGACCGTCAAG GTGATGCACTATATGATATGAAGCTGAAGCTGAATGCTACTGGTAACCAGCTTTCTGACTGGAACCAAAATCAAGTTAACCCATGCACTTGGAATTCTGTTATTTGTGACAACAACTACAATGTTGTGCAAGT AACATTGGCATCTATGGGATTCACTGGAGTTCTATCACCACGAATTGGAGAGCTTCAGTTTTTGAATGTTTT GTCCTTGCCTGGTAATAAGATTACTGGTGGCATACCTGAGCAGATCGGCAACCTATCTAGTTTGACAAGTTTGGATTTGGAAGACAATTTGTTGGTTGGACCAATACCGGCTTCTCTTGGCCAGCTTTCAAAGCTCCAAATTCT GATACTAAGTCAAAACAATCTCAACGGAACTATACCTGATACTGTAGCAAGAATCTCAAGCTTGACAGACAT TAGGTTAGCCTACAATAAACTCTCTGGTTCAATACCTGGTTCGCTGTTTCAAGTTGCACGTTACAA CTTTTCTGGTAATAACTTGACTTGTGGAGCAAACTTTCTGCATCCATGCTCATCAAGTATTTCTTATCAAG GTTCATCCCATGGCTCAAAGGTAGGCATTGTACTCGGAACAGTTGTAGGAGCAATAGGGATACTTATAATAGGGGCTGTGTTTATTGTCTGTAATGGAAGGAGGAAAAGCCATCTACGAGAAGTTTTTGTCGATGTATCAG GCGAGGACGATCGAAGAATTGCATTTGGTCAGTTGAAAAGATTTGCCTGGCGAGAATTACAACTTGCAACCGATAGTTTCAGTGAGAAAAATGTCCTTGGACAGGGGGGTTTCGGTAAAGTGTATAAAGGAGCACTTCCAGATGGCACTAAGATTGCTGTAAAGCGGTTGACAGATTATGAAAGCCCTGGTGGGGAGGCTGCATTCTTGCGTGAAGTAGAGCTTATCAGTGTTGCAGTTCACCGGAATCTTTTAAGATTGATTGGCTTCTGTACAACACAAACAGAACGTCTACTTGTTTATCCTTTCATGCAGAATCTTAGTGTGGCCTATCGTTTACGAG AATTCAAACCTGGCGAACCAATATTGGATTGGTCAGCAAGGAAACGTGTGGCAATAGGCACAGCACGTGGActggagtacctgcacgagCACTGTAATCCCAAGATCATACATCGAGATGTCAAGGCTGCCAACGTCCTGCTTGATGAGGATTTTGAGCCAGTTGTTGGTGACTTTGGCCTGGCAAAGTTGGTTGATGTACAGAAGACATCAGTGACAACTCAAGTCCGTGGAACTATGGGTCACATTGCGCCTGAATATCTGTCCACAGGGAAGTCATCGGAGAGAACTGATGTTTTTGGTTATGGCATAATGCTTCTTGAGCTGGTCACTGGACAACGCGCCATCGACTTCTCACggttggaggaagaagacgatgtGCTACTGCTTGACCAT GTGAAGAAGCTGCAGAGGGAAGGGCAGCTGGGCGCCATCGTGGACCGGAACCTGAGCAGCAACTACGACGGGCAGGAGGTGGAGATGATGATACAGATCGCGCTGCTGTGCACACAGGCGTCGCCGGAGGACCGGCCGTCCATGTCGGAGGTGGTGCGGATGCTGGAAGGGGAAGGACTCGCGGAGCGGTGGGAGGAGTGGCAGCAGGTGGAGGTGACGCGGCGGCAGGACTACGAGCGGATGCAGCAGCGCTTCGACTGGGGCGAGGACTCCATCTTCAACCAGGAAGCCATCGAGCTCTCCGCCGGCAGATGA
- the LOC4333844 gene encoding protein OPAQUE10, translating to MRTAQQQQQKQQGGVVRVDQASPASSFRELDDAFLQTQTKIWLGEVLHLRFDEAVIVADLLADGELLFQVSKVLWKRLVRMNKEQMKQSKVYIYERTSSGKSNGKYMPYPKVDSFLKICQILGLAGIDLFTPSDVVEKRNVRKVCMCIRLLSKKARTMRLTVPDFDIVTHTIAMPNYIVGGIRRSLEQPQCSSSGSSGYSPSANSKALNQQRVFGAENDQQCETHYDSDEAESKLSALEPEDSVSEDNISTLLKSGNMPKEEKEGYGDSEHGMHEEKSLSESVGSIDFGNMESDSVGSTPLFHKNESYCCIESPTDQCSRTRTIRCSLSSEESDSISSHLVVDSSKAKRTHGEHLEPLNGNGKRFANDPEKESDALQKVTFDQQCDLLACDGESVCSNCDSTPYSSLTPIDSACGKLPAVSEDDSACRGLELEFRCGNETDVSQKEDKQVESEYKAENDSSAQMNENDVPKSGKGMLKSVAGGITLVGAVFFIAHLRRSKDRSFAGVIAPFSEKSVQGDSRAKKVEKTKAGAVYPGEWLKV from the exons ACACAGACAAAAATCTGGCTTGGTGAAGTTCTCCATCTTAGGTTTGATGAAGCCGTTATAGTTGCAGACCTTCTTGCTGATGGAGAGTTACT ATTTCAAGTTTCCAAAGTACTGTGGAAAAGGCTTGTGAGAATGAACAAAGAACAAATGAAGCAATCCAAGGTGTATATTTATGAGAGAACATCGTCTGGTAAGAGCAATGGAAAATACATGCCCTATCCAAAAGTTGACTCGTTTTTGAAG ATATGTCAAATTCTCGGGTTAGCTGGAATTGATTTGTTTACCCCTTCTGATGTGGTTGAGAAAAGAAATGTTCGGAAAGTTTGTATGTGCATACGCTTGCTATCTAAGAAGGCTCGGACGATGCGCCTGACT GTGCCTGATTTTGATATTGTCACTCATACAATAGCCATGCCCAACTACATTGTTGGAGGCATCCGGAGAAGTCTGGAGCAACCACAATGTAGTTCATCTGGTTCAAGTGGTTACAGTCCAAGTGCCAACTCTAAGGCATTAAATCAGCAG AGAGTTTTTGGTGCAGAGAATGATCAACAATGTGAAACACATTATGATTCTGATGAAGCTGAAAGTAAGCTCTCTGCATTAGAACCTGAGGACTCAGTCAGTGAAGACAATATTTCCACACTTTTGAAATCGGGCAACATGCCCAAGGAAGAAAAGGAAGGCTATGGAGATAGTGAGCATGGTATGCATGAAGAGAAGTCATTGTCTGAATCAGTTGGATCGATTGATTTCGGCAATATGGAATCTGATTCTGTTGGTTCAACTCCTTTATTTCACAAAAATGAATCATATTGCTGTATTGAATCTCCAACTGACCAGTGTTCAAGAACTAGAACAATTAGGTGTTCATTAAGTTCAGAAGAGTCAGATTCCATAAGCAGTCATTTGGTAGTTGACAGCAGCAAGGCTAAAAGGACTCATGGCGAACATCTCGAGCCTCTTAACGGAAATGGGAAAAGATTTGCTAACGATCCCGAAAAAGAAAGCGATGCCCTCCAAAAGGTCACCTTTGATCAACAATGTGATCTGCTTGCCTGTGATGGGGAGTCTGTATGTTCAAATTGCGACAGTACACCATACTCGAGTTTAACCCCAATAGACAGTGCTTGTGGCAAATTGCCAGCAGTTTCTGAAGATGATAGTGCATGCCGAGGGCTGGAACTCGAATTCCGTTGTGGGAATGAAACG GACGTTTCCCAAAAAGAAGATAAACAGGTGGAATCAGAATATAAAGCTGAAAATGACAGCTCTGCTCAAATGAATGAGAATGATGTTCCCAAATCAGGGAAAGGGATGCTAAAGTCTGTTGCTGGAGGAATTACACTTGTCGGCGCAGTGTTCTTCATAGCTCATCTCAG AAGGAGCAAGGACAGAAGCTTCGCAGGTGTTATAGCTCCATTCTCTGAAAAATCAGTTCAGGGCGACTCAAGGGCAAAGAAAGTAGAGAAAACAAAGGCGGGTGCCGTGTATCCCGGGGAATGGCTAAAAGTTTAA